From a single Nicotiana tomentosiformis chromosome 2, ASM39032v3, whole genome shotgun sequence genomic region:
- the LOC104104781 gene encoding WAT1-related protein At3g02690, chloroplastic has product MAWSPFSSSSSSSFTSHLCCSLTTTPHLNPTNSLFKTSSLPHNLFHHHSIIHKRNGSQQSLHLRRISSKNHLHLNSRSKKFISFSKTKATESSLEEQPSSSEQLDCVGTGLDVECVVNPSEQSSKDSNFKFQNVEKDEGVSSLELLGTIWEWGLLISPFFFWGTAMVAMKEVLPKTGPFFVSAFRLIPAGFMLVGFAALRGRNFPSGFNAWLSITLFALVDAACFQGFLAEGLQRTSAGLGSVIIDSQPLTVAVLAALLFGESIGFVGAAGLVLGVVGLLLLEVPALSVDNSNFSLWGSGEWWMLLAAQSMAVGTVMVRWVSKYSDPIMATGWHMVIGGLPLVAISILNHDPVLSGNSMELTATDLLALLYTSIFGSAISYGVYFYNATRGSLTKLSSLTFLTPMFASIFGFLYLDETFTPVQLGGAFVTVAAIYLVNYKSDTK; this is encoded by the exons ATGGCATGGTCTccattttcatcttcttcttcttcttcttttaccaGTCATCTCTGCTGTTCACTCACTACTACTCCTCACCTTAATCCAACAAATTCCCTTTTCAAAACCTCCTCTTTACCTCATAATTTGTTCCATCACCACTCAATTATTCACAAACGAAATGGGTCTCAACAATCACTGCACCTACGTAGAATTTCTTCCAAGAATCATCTCCACCTCAACTCCCGCAGCAAAAAGTTCATTTCTTTTTCAAAAACCAAGGCCACTGAATCCAGTCTTGAAGAGCAACCATCATCATCAGAACAACTAGACTGTGTGGGAACTGGGCTAGACGTGGAGTGTGTAGTGAACCCATCTGAGCAATCGTCCAAAGACTCAAACTTTAAGTTTCAAAATGTTGAAAAAGATGAAGGGGTGTCGTCTTTGGAGTTGCTTGGGACAATATGGGAATGGGGTTTGCTAATCTCGCCTTTCTTCTTTTGGGGTACAGCTATGGTAGCAATGAAGGAGGTTTTACCAAAGACTGGCCCTTTTTTCGTTTCAGCATTTAGGTTGATTCCAGCTGGTTTCATGTTGGTTGGTTTTGCTGCTTTAAGGGGTAGGAATTTCCCCTCTGGGTTCAATGCTTGGCTTTCTATTACACTCTTTGCTCTTGTTGATGCTGCTTGTTTTCAG GGATTTCTTGCAGAAGGACTTCAGAGGACATCTGCTGGCTTAGGCAGT GTGATAATAGATTCACAGCCTCTGACAGTGGCTGTGCTTGCAGCTTTGTTATTTGGTGAGTCCATAGGTTTTGTTGGAGCTGCAGGTCTTGTGCTCGGGGTGGTGGGCCTTTTACTTCTTGAG GTACCTGCTCTTTCAGTTGATAATAGCAACTTTTCACTATGGGGAAGTGGAGAGTGGTGGATGCTTCTGGCAGCACAAAGCATGGCTGTTGGCACAGTAATGGTCCGTTGGGTTTCTAAATACTCAGACCCAATCATGGCTACTGGATGG CACATGGTTATTGGTGGACTCCCTCTGGTGGCTATCTCCATTCTCAATCATGACCCTGTGCTTAGTGGGAATTCTATGGAGCTTACAGCAACTGACTTGTTGGCTTTGCTCTATACCTCAATCTTTGGAAGTGCCATAAGCTATGGTGTCTACTTCTACAACGCAACAAGAG GTAGCCTGACAAAGCTCAGTTCCCTTACCTTTTTAACTCCAATGTTTGCTTCCATTTTTGG GTTCCTATATCTAGATGAGACATTCACACCCGTGCAACTAGGTGGAGCATTTGTCACAGTGGCTGCAATTTACTTGGTTAACTACAAAAGTGATACCAAATGA